One Streptomyces sp. ML-6 genomic region harbors:
- the serC gene encoding phosphoserine transaminase, with protein MADIQIPADIKPADGRFGAGPSKVRTEALDALAATGTSLLGTSHRQAPVKNLVGAVRQGVRDLFSLPEGYEVILGNGGSTAFWDIATHGLIETKSQHLNFGEFSSKFAKAAKLAPWLADPTVIASEPGTHPDPRAEAGVDVYAFTHNETSTGVAAPIERVAGADEGALVLVDATSGAGGLPVDITRTDVYYFAPQKSFASDGGLWIGVFSPAALERAARVHASGRHVPEFFSLPTAIDNSLKNQTYNTPALATLFLLNEQLTWMNTQGGLDFTTGRTAASAQNLYGWAEESKYATPFVTDPAKRSQVIGTIDFTDEIDAAAVAKALRANGIVDTEPYRKLGRNQLRVAMFPAIDPADVEALTACIDYVIEKL; from the coding sequence GTGGCCGATATCCAGATTCCCGCTGACATCAAGCCCGCCGACGGACGCTTCGGCGCCGGTCCTTCCAAGGTGCGGACGGAGGCGCTCGACGCCCTGGCCGCCACCGGCACGTCCCTTCTCGGTACGTCCCACCGCCAGGCCCCGGTCAAGAACCTGGTCGGCGCGGTGCGTCAGGGCGTACGCGACCTCTTCTCCCTCCCCGAGGGCTACGAGGTGATCCTGGGCAACGGCGGCTCCACCGCCTTCTGGGACATCGCGACGCACGGACTCATCGAGACGAAGTCCCAGCACCTGAACTTCGGCGAGTTCTCCTCGAAGTTCGCGAAGGCCGCCAAGCTCGCCCCGTGGCTGGCCGACCCGACCGTGATCGCCTCCGAGCCGGGCACCCACCCGGACCCGCGGGCCGAGGCGGGCGTCGACGTCTACGCCTTCACGCACAACGAGACCTCGACCGGTGTCGCCGCGCCGATCGAGCGCGTCGCGGGCGCCGACGAGGGCGCCCTCGTCCTGGTGGACGCCACCTCCGGCGCGGGCGGCCTGCCGGTCGACATCACCCGGACGGACGTCTACTACTTCGCCCCGCAGAAGTCCTTCGCCTCGGACGGCGGCCTCTGGATCGGCGTCTTCTCCCCGGCGGCCCTGGAGCGCGCCGCGCGCGTCCACGCCTCGGGCCGGCACGTCCCGGAGTTCTTCTCGCTCCCGACGGCGATCGACAACTCCCTCAAGAACCAGACGTACAACACCCCGGCCCTGGCCACGCTCTTCCTCCTGAACGAGCAGCTGACCTGGATGAACACCCAGGGCGGCCTGGACTTCACCACCGGCCGCACCGCCGCCTCGGCGCAGAACCTGTACGGCTGGGCCGAGGAGTCGAAGTACGCGACCCCGTTCGTCACCGACCCGGCCAAGCGCTCGCAGGTCATCGGCACGATCGACTTCACGGACGAGATCGACGCCGCGGCCGTCGCCAAGGCCCTGCGCGCCAACGGCATCGTGGACACCGAGCCGTACCGCAAGCTGGGCCGCAACCAGCTGCGCGTGGCGATGTTCCCGGCGATCGACCCGGCGGACGTGGAGGCGCTGACGGCCTGCATCGACTACGTGATCGAGAAGCTGTGA
- a CDS encoding DUF4259 domain-containing protein — MGTWDTGHFDNDTAADFSGTVDDTPENEREAVIREALEAVIAPSDYLDSDDGAVAVAAAALVAAQCPGGEPVTTAYGPDKPLPTLSTDLRPLAVKALDAVLGEDSELRELWDEGGDEEWAAGIARLREVLVAASG, encoded by the coding sequence ATGGGCACGTGGGACACCGGCCACTTCGACAACGACACCGCGGCGGACTTCTCCGGGACGGTCGACGACACGCCGGAGAACGAACGGGAAGCGGTGATCCGCGAGGCCCTGGAGGCGGTGATCGCCCCCTCGGACTACCTGGACAGTGACGACGGGGCGGTCGCGGTCGCGGCGGCGGCGCTGGTCGCCGCCCAGTGCCCGGGAGGCGAACCGGTGACCACCGCGTACGGCCCCGACAAGCCGCTGCCGACCCTGTCGACGGACCTGCGTCCCCTCGCGGTGAAGGCCCTCGACGCGGTGCTGGGCGAGGACTCGGAGCTGCGCGAGCTGTGGGACGAGGGGGGCGACGAGGAATGGGCCGCGGGCATCGCCCGGCTCCGGGAGGTGCTGGTGGCGGCCTCCGGCTGA
- a CDS encoding Uma2 family endonuclease — protein MSAAAVEHPCDGDPESLLETANKLMEQHPGYHVEIIGGVITVAPPPDGPHGRALTKIMRPFIAAGLDDGETEVIQGIGLWLPGGPEDYAIPDLAIVDADLDEHLIENNCYDPAVFRLVLEVTSSNYNNDLRNKVVAYAEAKIPVYVIVDRRHGRVHVLTEPVGGGYDSHQVYAPGQTVTLPESIGAPVTLDVDELVRAGRPRV, from the coding sequence ATGTCTGCAGCAGCAGTCGAGCACCCCTGTGACGGTGACCCGGAATCGCTGCTCGAAACGGCCAACAAGCTCATGGAGCAGCACCCGGGTTACCACGTCGAGATCATCGGAGGCGTCATCACCGTGGCCCCACCCCCGGACGGACCGCACGGCCGAGCGTTGACCAAGATCATGCGCCCCTTCATCGCAGCCGGTCTGGACGACGGCGAGACGGAGGTCATTCAGGGAATCGGCCTGTGGCTCCCCGGCGGCCCCGAGGACTACGCCATTCCCGACCTGGCGATCGTCGACGCCGATCTCGACGAGCACCTGATCGAGAACAACTGCTACGACCCCGCCGTCTTCCGCCTCGTGCTGGAGGTCACCTCCAGCAACTACAACAACGACCTGCGCAACAAGGTCGTCGCATACGCCGAGGCCAAGATCCCGGTGTACGTGATCGTCGACCGCCGGCACGGCCGGGTGCACGTCCTGACGGAGCCCGTCGGCGGCGGTTACGACAGCCACCAGGTGTACGCCCCCGGGCAGACGGTCACGCTGCCCGAGTCGATCGGCGCCCCGGTGACCCTCGACGTCGACGAGCTCGTCCGGGCCGGCCGCCCCCGCGTCTGA